A region of Plasmodium cynomolgi strain B DNA, scaffold: 0162, whole genome shotgun sequence DNA encodes the following proteins:
- a CDS encoding hypothetical protein (putative): protein DVEKETNCKSLSTNLTFNNHSSGENICKEFKFLYKSFSTYAVQGTKLEDIYSSSNCSFLNFWLNDKLKNSVVNRNEINVKDFYNKIKNNNPDYFSKSNDLENYMKNIDPEIIENMKLLYDLYYKKDIIQNILLNPVEEDPINAQCSAYTKKCYEKYNAAINMCYGINDEYYKALGNFQKGYNSIIVYGEDKYNCRGNTTYLLPEYTPDLECDPYPEYDTNSEYDNLLGREEEKSMLIQGLTSSLIPLLIIPLIYKVEKNIIY from the coding sequence gatgtagaaaaagaaacaaattgtAAATCATTATCAACTAATTTGACGTTCAATAATCATTCATCTGGcgaaaatatatgtaaagaaTTTAAGTTTCTTTATAAATCTTTTAGTACATATGCAGTCCAAGGTACTAAATTAGAAGATATTTATTCAAGTTCTAATTGTAGTTTCTTGAACTTCTGGctaaatgataaattaaagaATAGTGTTGTAAATAGAAATGAAATTAATGTAAAAGATTtttacaacaaaataaagaataataatccagattatttttctaaaagTAATGATTTGGAAAactatatgaaaaatatagatCCAGaaattattgaaaatatgaaattattatatgatttatattacaaaaaggatataattcaaaatatattgttaAACCCCGTTGAGGAAGATCCAATAAATGCACAATGCTCAGCTTACACAAAGAAatgttatgaaaaatataatgcagCAATAAATATGTGCTATGGTATTAATGATGAATATTATAAGGCACTAGGGAACTTTCAAAAAGGTTATAATTCCATAATTGTGTATGGGgaagataaatataattgtaGAGGGAATACTACATATCTATTACCAGAGTACACTCCTGATTTAGAGTGCGATCCTTATCCAGAGTACGATACTAATTCAGAGTACGATAATTTATTAGGAagagaagaggaaaaaagcaTGCTAATTCAAGGATTGACTAGCTCCCTAATACCCTTACTCATAATTCCACTGATATATaaggttgaaaaaaatataatttat